The Mercurialis annua linkage group LG8, ddMerAnnu1.2, whole genome shotgun sequence genome window below encodes:
- the LOC126659551 gene encoding ricin-like — protein sequence MKGYTLTICMPLVAAILLWFGFQQPSLPPPPLATTSNDSKLVPLDYEYPVVKFTTVDATGKSYGAFIKELRNRLVTGEDLRHEIPVLRRTVDIGYRFILVELTNQQGVSVTLAVDVINVYVVGYRAGNYAAFFRPESDAEREAIDTLFVDQSRQTLGYTGSYIDLERDGGSRADIPLGLYALDNAISVFDGYATGRQTDRNLCRSFIVCIQMISEAARFEFIRVDIGYRFGSQDRVPDARILSLENNWGSLSQQVQTSNDEGVFIRPVRISRSENEEMDVDNARRIARVMGVMLYRCADPRINYQKSRDYESNEDACACNEPTVRISGPNGLCADVNQGRFDDGNSIILYPCQSNTSPNQFWTLKGDGTIRSNGKCLSTYGNNPGFNVMIYDCGRVSKDRTRWEVWDNGTITNPASGLVLAANSWDQGTTLSLETNVYTTSQSWQPTNSTTQPFVASIVGYEDLCLEGNGENVWVDECIASKREQHWALYPDGSIRPQQNQQNCLTADGDTRGNIVKILYCQLGSATQRWEFKNDGSIWNLISRLVLDVKQSDPSLKQIIIWTDNHGAANQKWNIMY from the coding sequence ATGAAAGGATATACACTCACAATATGTATGCCTTTAGTGGCGGCAATATTGCTTTGGTTTGGGTTTCAACAACCATCGCTACCACCACCGCCGCTAGCAACAACTTCAAATGATAGCAAATTAGTACCGTTGGATTACGAGTACCCGGTAGTAAAATTTACCACTGTTGATGCTACTGGGAAAAGCTATGGTGCTTTTATTAAGGAGTTGCGCAATCGTTTAGTCACAGGagaagacttgagacatgaaATACCAGTGCTACGTAGAACAGTTGATATAGGTTACCGGTTCATTTTAGTGGAACTTACGAACCAACAAGGAGTTAGTGTTACACTAGCAGTGGATGTCATCAATGTATATGTGGTCGGCTATCGAGCTGGGAATTATGCTGCGTTCTTCCGGCCTGAAAGTGATGCGGAACGAGAGGCAATTGATACTCTTTTCGTAGATCAGAGTCGGCAAACTTTGGGATATACCGGTAGTTATATTGACCTCGAACGAGATGGAGGGTCGAGAGCTGATATTCCTTTAGGTCTCTATGCGCTAGATAATGCTATTTCGGTATTTGATGGTTATGCTACCGGGAGGCAGACTGACCGAAATTTGTGTCGTTCTTTCATTGTTTGTATCCAGATGATTTCGGAGGCAGCACGATTTGAATTTATCCGAGTTGATATTGGATACAGATTTGGAAGCCAGGACCGCGTGCCAGATGCTCGTATACTTAGCCTTGAGAATAATTGGGGAAGCTTGTCTCAACAAGTTCAGACATCTAATGATGAGGGCGTCTTTATTCGACCTGTTCGAATAAGCCGGAGCGAGAATGAAGAAATGGATGTTGATAACGCACGCCGAATAGCTAGAGTTATGGGTGTGATGTTATACAGATGCGCGGATCCAAGAATAAACTATCAAAAATCCCGCGATTACGAATCTAATGAAGATGCTTGCGCTTGTAATGAGCCTACAGTGCGTATTAGCGGTCCAAATGGCTTATGTGCTGATGTAAATCAAGGGAGGTTTGACGATGGCAATTCAATAATCTTATATCCCTGCCAATCTAATACATCTCCAAATCAATTTTGGACCTTAAAAGGAGACGGCACTATCCGATCCAACGGAAAATGCTTGTCCACTTATGGAAATAATCCGGGATTCAACGTCATGATATATGATTGCGGCAGAGTTTCCAAAGATCGCACCCGTTGGGAAGTATGGGATAACGGAACCATCACAAATCCCGCATCAGGTCTAGTTTTAGCCGCAAATTCTTGGGATCAAGGTACTACACTCTCGCTGGAGACTAATGTGTATACAACTAGTCAATCATGGCAACCTACAAACAGTACTACACAACCTTTTGTGGCATCCATTGTTGGATATGAAGATCTGTGCTTGGAAGGAAATGGAGAGAATGTGTGGGTGGATGAATGCATAGCTTCCAAGCGAGAACAACACTGGGCTCTTTATCCAGATGGTTCGATCCGCCCTCAGCAGAACCAACAAAATTGCCTTACAGCGGATGGTGATACCAGAGGAAATATCGTCAAGATTCTCTACTGTCAACTTGGATCGGCAACTCAAAGATGGGAGTTCAAGAATGATGGTTCTATTTGGAATTTGATCTCAAGATTGGTGCTGGATGTCAAACAAAGTGACCCAAGCCTTAAACAGATTATCATTTGGACAGACAATCATGGTGCAGCAAACCAGAAATGGAATATAATGTACTGA
- the LOC126659635 gene encoding ricin-like, translating to MMSIVTKLISALKKTHLSSQILQVKLLELAMKGYTLAICMPLVAAIWLWFRFQQLPLPLPPLATTSNDSKLVPLEYEYPVVKFTTVGATGESYAAFITELRNRIVTGEDMRHGIPVLCRTVDIRYRFILVELTNRQGVTITLAIDVINLYVVGYRSGYNAIFLRPDNDADREAITNLFPHASQQTLTNRGNYDDLERNGRARSEVNLGLYALDNAISALEGYATGGHGIVTLQDLLCSFIVCIQMISEAARFNLIQHDIRVRIEDNQERPPDSRLISLENNWGSLSEQIQTSNQGVFVRPVQLSQRNNEPLPVDSLSPALIRNMGVMLYSCANSRMNNWGSRDYESDEDVCAYNEPTVRINGPNGLCADVYKGEFYDGNSIILFPCKTNTDPNQFWTLKRDGTIRSNGRCLTIYGYNPGDPVMMYHCDCASIDDTRWEVWDNGTIIHSASGLVLTAKSWDQGVKLTVETNVYTTSQSWRPTNNTQPFVASIVGYEDLCLRGNGEDVYVEHCEVSKQEQQWALYPDGSIRPQEKQQYCLTEDGDSRGTVVKIFSCKIGSSAQRWEFKNDGSIWNLNSGLVMGVEASEPGLQLIDIEPYYGTENQIWNVVY from the exons ATGATGTCCATCGTTACAAAACTCATATCAGCACTAAAAAAAACACATCTCTCTTCACAAATTTTGCAG GTGAAATTGCTAGAGTTGGCAATGAAAGGATATACACTCGCAATATGTATGCCTCTGGTGGCGGCAATATGGCTTTGGTTTCGGTTTCAACAACTGCCACTACCACTACCGCCGCTAGCAACAACTTCAAATGATAGCAAATTAGTACCGTTAGAATACGAGTACCCGGTAGTAAAATTTACCACCGTTGGTGCTACTGGGGAAAGCTATGCAGCTTTTATTACGGAGTTGCGCAATCGTATAGTAACAGGAGAAGATATGAGGCATGGAATACCAGTGCTATGTAGAACCGTGGATATACGTTATCGGTTCATTTTAGTGGAACTTACGAATCGACAAGGAGTTACTATTACGCTGGCAATCGATGTCATTAATCTATATGTGGTTGGATATCGATCGGGGTATAACGCCATTTTCTTGCGTCCGGACAATGATGCTGATAGAGAGGCAATTACTAATCTTTTTCCGCATGCGAGCCAACAAACTTTGACAAATAGAGGTAACTATGATGACCTTGAACGAAACGGACGTGCAAGATCTGAGGTTAATTTAGGTCTCTATGCACTAGATAATGCTATTTCAGCATTGGAAGGTTATGCCACGGGCGGCCATGGCATTGTTACGCTTCAAGATTTGCTTTGTTCTTTCATCGTTTGTATCCAAATGATTTCGGAGGCAGCACGATTTAATCTCATCCAACATGATATACGAGTCCGAATTGAAGACAACCAAGAACGCCCGCCAGATTCTCGTTTAATTAGTCTTGAAAATAATTGGGGAAGCTTGTCTGAACAAATTCAGACATCGAATCAAGGCGTCTTTGTTAGACCAGTTCAACTAAGTCAGAGAAACAATGAACCATTACCTGTTGATAGCTTAAGCCCAGCATTGATTAGGAACATGGGTGTTATGCTATACAGTTGCGCGAATTCAAGGATGAACAACTGGGGATCCCGCGATTACGAATCTGATGAAGATGTTTGCGCTTACAATGAGCCTACAGTGCGTATTAACGGTCCAAATGGCTTATGTGCTGATGTATATAAAGGGGAGTTCTATGATGGTAATTCAATAATCTTATTTCCCTGCAAAACTAATACAGATCCAAATCAATTTTGGACCTTAAAAAGAGACGGCACTATTCGATCCAACGGAAGATGCTTGACCATTTATGGGTATAATCCGGGAGACCCCGTCATGATGTATCATTGTGACTGCGCTTCCATAGATGACACCCGTTGGGAAGTATGGGACAATGGAACCATCATACATTCCGCATCAGGTCTAGTTTTAACAGCAAAATCTTGGGATCAAGGCGTTAAACTTACGGTGGAGACTAACGTCTATACAACTAGTCAATCATGGCGACCTACAAACAATACGCAACCTTTTGTCGCATCCATTGTTGGATACGAAGATCTCTGCTTGCGAGGAAATGGAGAGGATGTCTATGTAGAGCATTGTGAAGTTTCTAAGCAAGAACAGCAATGGGCTCTTTATCCAGATGGTTCAATTCGGCCTCAAGAGAAACAACAATATTGCCTTACGGAGGATGGTGATTCGCGAGGAACTGTCGTTAAGATCTTCTCTTGTAAAATTGGATCGTCGGCTCAAAGATGGGAGTTCAAAAATGATGGCTCTATCTGGAATTTGAACTCCGGATTGGTAATGGGTGTCGAAGCATCCGAGCCAGGCCTACAACTCATTGACATTGAGCCATACTATGGTACAGAAAACCAGATTTGGAACGTAGTGTACTAA